In Helianthus annuus cultivar XRQ/B chromosome 9, HanXRQr2.0-SUNRISE, whole genome shotgun sequence, the following are encoded in one genomic region:
- the LOC110879562 gene encoding aldehyde oxidase GLOX1-like, whose product MALSTHVPYHHLLFLFILFLHAQPCPAAGGSWSVLLPSIGISAMHMQLLPNDRVVMYDRTDFGTSNISLPEGKCRPNSTDCSAHSVEYDVASNSVRPLMVLTNVWCSSGTLMRDGSLVQTGGFDDGYRVVRTYKSCDTCDWQEKPDGLSKSRWYASNHLLPDGRQIIIGGRKAFNYEFYPKMSATESTPSLPFLVETNDPQAENNLYPFVFLYPDGNVFIFANNRAILFDYSKNLVLKTYPTMPDGQPRNYPSTGSAVLLPLKIKGETVTEVEVLVCGGAPKGAFVNANKGIFDGALNTCGRIKISDPNPQWSMETMPLARVMGDMLLLPNGHVLIINGVSAGVAGWELGRNPVLSPVAYRPDNQVGSRFEVQNPSTIPRVYHSTAVLLRDGRVLVGGSNPHDKYEFTNVLYPTELSLETFSPSYLDSNSSGLRPRIVLPVTNSRIQYGKQLVIVFTVSGIVDLSSVSVTMVAPSFNTHSFSMNQRLLVLDGGVASKILGKTRYQVVVRAPPSGNIAPSGNYLLFVVHKEIPSPGIWVQMQ is encoded by the coding sequence ATGGCTCTTTCAACTCACGTTCCCTATCATCATCTCCTCTTTCTCTTTATCCTTTTCCTCCATGCCCAGCCGTGTCCTGCCGCAGGTGGATCTTGGTCCGTCCTCCTGCCAAGCATAGGCATCTCCGCCATGCACATGCAACTGCTTCCCAACGATCGTGTGGTTATGTATGACCGCACTGATTTTGGAACATCAAATATCTCTCTTCCAGAAGGCAAATGCCGTCCCAACTCAACTGACTGCTCAGCGCATTCTGTTGAGTACGATGTTGCATCGAATTCTGTCCGCCCACTCATGGTGCTCACCAACGTGTGGTGTTCCTCAGGGACTCTAATGCGTGATGGAAGCTTAGTCCAAACCGGTGGTTTTGATGATGGTTATCGTGTTGTCCGAACTTACAAATCATGTGATACATGCGATTGGCAAGAGAAGCCAGATGGCTTGAGTAAATCGAGATGGTACGCAAGCAATCATTTATTGCCCGATGGAAGGCAAATTATCATTGGTGGCCGTAAAGCATTTAACTATGAGTTCTACCCCAAAATGTCAGCAACTGAGAGCACTCCTAGTTTGCCCTTTTTGGTTGAAACAAATGATCCTCAAGCTGAGAATAATTTATATCCATTTGTATTTCTCTATCCTGATGGGAATGTCTTCATTTTTGCCAACAATCGTGCTATTTTGTTCGACTACTCCAAGAACCTTGTTCTGAAAACATACCCAACAATGCCCGATGGTCAACCAAGGAATTACCCAAGTACAGGATCTGCGGTACTACTCCCGTTGAAAATAAAAGGAGAAACCGTAACTGAGGTAGAAGTGTTGGTTTGTGGGGGTGCACCTAAAGGAGCATTCGTTAATGCAAATAAGGGGATATTTGATGGGGCATTGAATACTTGCGGGCGAATCAAAATATCTGACCCTAACCCCCAATGGTCCATGGAGACCATGCCTTTGGCTCGCGTCATGGGTGACATGTTGTTGCTACCAAACGGTCATGTTTTGATCATTAATGGAGTATCAGCAGGTGTTGCTGGGTGGGAACTTGGGAGGAACCCAGTTCTAAGCCCAGTAGCATACCGACCTGATAACCAAGTAGGCTCTCGATTTGAGGTGCAAAATCCAAGCACTATTCCTAGAGTTTACCATTCCACAGCGGTTCTTTTACGAGACGGGCGTGTTCTTGTTGGTGGAAGTAACCCACATGATAAATACGAATTCACAAATGTCCTTTACCCAACTGAACTGAGTTTAGAGACGTTCTCTCCTTCTTATTTGGATTCAAACTCTTCTGGATTACGCCCGAGAATAGTCTTGCCCGTGACAAATAGTAGAATTCAATATGGAAAACAATTGGTCATTGTTTTTACTGTTTCTGGTATTGTGGATCTAAGCTCTGTCTCAGTGACAATGGTGGCACCTTCATTTAACACACATTCTTTTTCAATGAACCAAAGGTTGTTGGTACTCGATGGTGGCGTTGCTTCCAAGATTCTTGGGAAAACAAGATACCAAGTTGTTGTGAGGGCTCCACCCTCTGGTAACATTGCTCCGTCTGGGAATTATCTTTTGTTTGTGGTTCACAAAGAGATCCCGAGTCCAGGCATTTGGGTTCAAATGCAGTAG